A stretch of DNA from Sphingomonas sp. SORGH_AS_0879:
CATCCCCGGCGGCAATCGGTTCGAGGCGATCATCCGCAACCGCGACGGGACGGTTCGCTCGATCGAAGGGATCGAGTTGCCGATGCCGGGCCGCCATAACGTCCAGAACGCGCTGGCCGCGATCGGCGTGGCGCTGGAACTGGGCATCGACGATGCGACCATCCAGCAGGGCTTCGGCCAGTTCGGCGGGGTCAAGCGCCGCTTCACCAAGGTCGGCGAAATCGCGGTGGACGGCGGCACGGCGACCGTGATCGACGATTACGGCCACCACCCGGTCGAAATCCGCGCGGTGCTGGCCGCCGCCCGCGAAGGCGCGCGCGGTCGCGTGATCGCGGTGGTGCAGCCGCATCGCTACACCCGGCTCGGCAATTTGATGGAGGAGTTCCAGACCGCCTTCAACGACGCCGACCGCGTGCTGGTGACGCCGGTCTATGCGGCGGGCGAACAGCCGATCGAGGGTGTCGACGCCGAGGCGCTGGTCGAGGGGTTGAAGCGGCGCGGGCATCGCTCGACCGCAACGGTCGCCGACGCCGATGCGCTGGCCGAGGAACTGGCGGGGTCGATCCGCGCGGACGACATGGTCGTGTGCCTAGGCGCGGGCGACATCACCAAATGGGCGGCGGGCCTGGCAAGCGCCATCGAGGCGCGCCGATGACCTTGCCCGACACCGCCGGCCGACTGACTCCGGGCGCGCCGCTGGCGCCGCTCGTGTGGTTCAAGGCGGGCGGACCGGCCGAATATCTGCTCGAGCCCAGGGACGTGGAGGACCTGTCGGCGTTCCTGAAGAGGCTGGGAGCCGACGTGCCCGTCATGGCGCTAGGCCTGGGTTCCAACCTGATCGTGCGGGACGGCGGCGTGCCGGGTGTCGTCGTGCGGCTGGGCAAGCCCTTTTCCTATGCGCGGGCGGGGGAAGGGCACCTCGTCACCTGCGGCGGCGGGACTTCGGGCATTCTGGCGTCATCCAATGCGCGCGATGCGGGGATCGGTGGGCTGGAGTTTCTGCGTTCGATCCCCGGTACGGTCGGCGGGTTCGTGCGGATGAATGGCGGGGCCTATGGGCGTGAGGTGGCCGATGTGCTGGTGTCCGCCACCGTCGTCCGCCGCGACGGCACGGTCGAGACGCTGGGCGTCGCCGACCTCGAATACACCTACCGCCACTCCAACCTGACCGACGGGACGGTGGTGGTCGAGGCGGTCTTCCGGGGCCATGCCGCCGAACCGCAAGTGATTCAGGCCGAGATGGATCGCATCGCCGCCGCGCGCGAGGCGTCGCAGCCGTTGCGATCGAAGACCGGCGGTTCGACCTTCAAGAACCCGCAGGGCCACAAGGCCTGGGCCTTGGTCGATGCGGCGGGCTGTCGCGGGCTGACGCTGGGCGATGCGCAGGTGTCGGAGAAACATTGTAATTTCCTTCTAAACCTGGGCAACGCCACGGCGGCGGAGATCGAGGCGTTGGGCGAGGAAGTGCGGGACAAGGTGAAGGCCCAGTCGGGCGTGACGCTCGAATGGGAAATCCAGCGCGTCGGAGTGGCGAAGTGAGCGCCGCTTCTCCATTCCTCCCCATCTTCGATGGGGAGGGGGACCGCCGCGAAGCGGTGGTGGAGGGGCGAGGGGCTTGCCCCTCCACCAGCCTGCGGCTGGTCCCCCTCCCCAAGCAGAGCTTGGGGAGGATTGAGAAGGTCCCCACGCAAACAACAAGGATCGGGTGATGCATATCGCGGTACTGATGGGCGGCTGGTCGGCGGAGCGGCCGGTGTCGCTGATGTCGGGCGCGGGCGTCGCCGATGCGCTGGAACGGAACGGCCACCGCGTCACCCGGATCGACATGGACCGCGACGTCGCGGCCAAGCTGGTCGCGGCCAAGCCCGATATCGTCTTCAACGCGCTGCACGGCTCCCCCGGAGAGGACGGCACCGTGCAGGGGATGCTCGACCTG
This window harbors:
- the murB gene encoding UDP-N-acetylmuramate dehydrogenase, which translates into the protein MTLPDTAGRLTPGAPLAPLVWFKAGGPAEYLLEPRDVEDLSAFLKRLGADVPVMALGLGSNLIVRDGGVPGVVVRLGKPFSYARAGEGHLVTCGGGTSGILASSNARDAGIGGLEFLRSIPGTVGGFVRMNGGAYGREVADVLVSATVVRRDGTVETLGVADLEYTYRHSNLTDGTVVVEAVFRGHAAEPQVIQAEMDRIAAAREASQPLRSKTGGSTFKNPQGHKAWALVDAAGCRGLTLGDAQVSEKHCNFLLNLGNATAAEIEALGEEVRDKVKAQSGVTLEWEIQRVGVAK